AACTCTGATAGGTGCCAGCCGGGTAACCGTTCTGAGAGGTAGCCGAAGTATTGGAGGAACCAGCGACCTGGGTGACAAGTGGCGAGCCGCCGGCCGAGTAGAGATTGAAAGAGAAGCTGAGATCGCTGGCGCCATCGGCCATATCAGGGAAGGTTACACCGGCAACATTAGCCGCCGGGGAGGCCAGAGTTCCATCCGAGTTAAAGCTAAGGGTGCCGGTAGTCTTGACCGGAGTGCCGGTGTAATCGCCCGCGGGAAGAGCAATGGAGTAATCCCAGGTGGACGCGCTGGTCTTGTCGTAAGTGACGGTCGCAACGTGTGCGGTGCCAAGCGAATCGTAGATGGTGATCGGCTTGGCAAAGGTCGTACCCGTAGCGGCCGAAGCATCGAGCGATGTCGTGAGCGAGAGGTTTGAGGTGGCGCTGGGTGCCTCATTGCCGCTGATAGGGATCGTGATGGGGACGAGGCCAGCGTTCACGTTAATAGCTCCGCTCGAAGTAACCCCGTAGCCCATGACGTTCTGCCCGTCGGTGGTGATGAGATTGCCCGAAGAGTCGAGTTGGAAGTTACCCGCACGCGTGAGGGACTGGGTGTTGCCCTGCTGGACGACGAAGAAGCCGTTGCCGTTGATGGCCATATCGGTGTCGACATCGGTGGTGGTCGTGCTGCCCTCCGTAAAGTCGGTCGTAGTGGCACCGACGCGCGTGCCAACTCCGACCTGCAGGTTATCTCCAGAGCCGGTCGTGCCAATGTTCTGGTAGAAGAGATCCTCAAAGGAGGTGGTCTCACCCTTGAAGGCAGTGGTATTCAGATTTGCGAGATTGTTACCGATGGTATTGAGCGCTACGGTATCGGCCTGAAGTCCAGTAAGTGCGATCGAAAAATTAGGCATGAATGCTCTCCAAAGAGGAAGTTTAAGTTAGAAGTTATCTACTACCGAGGACACGGCCTGAGTGGTGGGTGTAATACCTTCAGCAGTACTTAGTCCCTGATTGATGGAGATAAGCTGCTGCAGGCTGTTGACGCCGACAAGCTGCTGAATATAAGCGTTCGGATCGGTGGGCTGAGTAGGATCCTGGTTCTGCATCTCGGTAACGAGAAGGGTAAGAAAATCGCTGGCGGTTATATCGCCGGCAGTGCCTGCATCCGAGGCGGAACTGTCATTCGTCGCGGCTGCGTTCGGCTTTGCGGTTGCGGCACTGCCCGGCAACAGACTCTGAGCTACTGCGTTTGCCGATGCCTGCGTGGGAAGTCCTGTACTGAAAATGCTCATTTTCTACTCCTGATCTATAAGTGAATTATTTGTAGCCTTATTGGTTTCAATTTTTTCGATAAAGATCGACCGGATATAAATCAAGCACGAACACTGAGCCAGTTACCGGCTGACACGTTCGCCTCGACCAATTGAGGACCGTGAGTTAATCCAGCATTAGAGCCTTCCTGATCGCTCGTCGAGCCATTCCAGGAGTTACTTAATGAGTTAGTGTCGCCATTACGTGGGTGTCTGTCGGCTGCACCTTGTTGCGATGCACTGCCGCTGGACGAAGAGTTGGTATCGAGGGTCGACTGGGAAGAGTAAGAGCGATGGACAACAACGGATGAGACATCGAGCCGCTCGCTGGCAAGATAAGCAGTAAGCGCCGGAAGCTGGCGATGAAGACTCTCGGCGGAAGCGGAGGAGTTAGCAACGACCGAGGCCATAACCTCGCCGGACGCTGGCTGCAACTCCGCGCGGACGCGGACCCAGCCGTGAGTGCCGCTAGCTACGCCCACCTCAAGAACATTAGGAGTGGCAGAGAGAGTCTCGTGAGCAGGGATCGCTCCTGGCTGATACGCAAGGGGAGAGGCTGCATCATGTGCCGCAGCCTGAGAAACAGGCACATTAGTAATTTTTGATGCGACCTGTTCTGCACGTTCCTCCGCCGCTTGAGGAATCGCTGGGATAGGTATAACAACAGCGTGCGTTATTGATGCCGAAGGGATCGCCACCATCGAGGAAGATGCCACCGGCACAGCGATCGACGTGGAAGCAGAAATAGCAGGGTCAACAGAATCGACGAGTTGATTCTGCGTTTCTTTAGCTTGATCTAATGTGTGCGCATCGTGACCAGGGAGAACAACTGTACCGACAGGCATCGACAATGTAACCACAGAGTGGCCTGCCACTACAGTATCCTGCTCTGCCACCACGCGAGGCACGGCAATATCACGAGATCCTGAAAAATCAGAGACAACTGGCTGGAAGACAGCAGCTTCTGCCGTCTCAGGAAGGACTTGTGCCTGAGCATCAACGACGCGAGCAGATTCCACCTTGACATGCTTCTTGGAGATTGCAGTTGGGGAGAGCTGGGTGCTTTTACCTGCTTCAGTTCTAGCGATATGAGCCTTATCTTGACCGCGAGAGAAATCCTTGCTGACCGTTTGAGTTTGCGGCAATAAACCAGCAGGCGAAAGCGGCCCCGCGGGATCATCAATAGAAACCTTGTTCCCAGTCAACGCCGGAGCGGGCGTAGCAGCTTCACCTATGGTGGGCTCCGCAGAATTTCCCTTCGAAGCAGCCACCGCTATTTCAGCATGTTTAATCTGCTTAGCCGTCTCATGTTTCGGCGGTTCCACCCGACTCACTCCTGCCGCCGACTCGGATGTCGTGGCAATCGATACATGCTTGTTGAGGCGGTCAGTATTACTACTCGCGACCTTTACCTCCTTGCCTAAATCTGCCTCAACTAAGCTCTGGGACTTATCAGGAGGTACCACCTCTGCTCTTATTGAAGAAGTCGTAATCGAAGCGGATGCCTGCTGTGAATTGACCTGAGCCTCCATAACTGTCCGAGAGACTTCAGCTTTACCCCCTTGAGGCTCCGGCTGAAGAGCAGGAAATAAATGCTTCAAGGTAGAAACGGTTGTCGAAGATAACTCGGAGGCCAAAGGATTTGATGCGCCACGGAGACTCGCAGCAAAGTTCGAGGCTTCAGACCCGATCAGTCCATGAGCCGGATGCAGCGCATCGGGCAACGAGTTGCCCGATGCGGCGGAGCTTGCATTAGCCATCAATGTCGATGCGATACGGATCATGCGCTCCTCCTCATTGTTGCTGTAACAGATGC
This is a stretch of genomic DNA from Granulicella sp. WH15. It encodes these proteins:
- a CDS encoding flagellar hook protein FlgE, whose protein sequence is MPNFSIALTGLQADTVALNTIGNNLANLNTTAFKGETTSFEDLFYQNIGTTGSGDNLQVGVGTRVGATTTDFTEGSTTTTDVDTDMAINGNGFFVVQQGNTQSLTRAGNFQLDSSGNLITTDGQNVMGYGVTSSGAINVNAGLVPITIPISGNEAPSATSNLSLTTSLDASAATGTTFAKPITIYDSLGTAHVATVTYDKTSASTWDYSIALPAGDYTGTPVKTTGTLSFNSDGTLASPAANVAGVTFPDMADGASDLSFSFNLYSAGGSPLVTQVAGSSNTSATSQNGYPAGTYQSFSVDDNGVISATFSNYQTSTVGQIAVGTVTNTDGLSRTGGNDYQATLASGAVTAGVANVGSRGSISGETLEQSNIDISSEFSDLIVAQRAFEANSKTVTTFDSVTQEAIGMIR
- a CDS encoding flagellar hook capping FlgD N-terminal domain-containing protein, with protein sequence MSIFSTGLPTQASANAVAQSLLPGSAATAKPNAAATNDSSASDAGTAGDITASDFLTLLVTEMQNQDPTQPTDPNAYIQQLVGVNSLQQLISINQGLSTAEGITPTTQAVSSVVDNF